One stretch of Niallia sp. XMNu-256 DNA includes these proteins:
- a CDS encoding PBP1A family penicillin-binding protein — protein MSEESYQSRVERKKAEKANKYKQRSIGKPLKGSLFKKIVIVFLVLGLVSTGVGAITLASMIKGTPTFDSTKLIDPLSTKFYDKDGNFLYEYGKEKRTKITYDQVPKVLEQAFIATEDSGFYEHFGIDLKRTAKAIFVNITGDFGSQGGSTITQQVIKNSFLSPEKTIKRKVQEWNLAYQLEKKYSKQDILMMYLNKIYLGNRSYGVAAAAKYYYGIEPDDLKEMTLAQAAMLAGLTQSPNNYDPTIQENKEAATNRRHVVLSSMLREGYITEEQLKEAEKVPVTEGLVARNTQQSMPYEAFLDAAVKEVQGKLKDVDISEDGLSIYTTLDPQAQEFADKMMNTNEIIAYPDANIQGAFVLLDNKTGEVRAIGSGRNDYKAQFLGHNMAVDIKRQPGSIFKPIFDYGPAIENLKWSTAHLINDQKTTYSSGEPISNWDNQHHGMMTIRTALQYSYNIPALLTLREVGLDKAKNFAEQLGITFKNNEVYESYALGSNTVSPLDMAGSYSAFGNNGLYNKPHFVQKVVLADGTVVNFKEKPKRVMQDYTAYMVTDMLRTVVNAGTGKTANVPGLDVAGKTGTTNFDEKTRAKYGYPSSATNDSWFAGYNPQYTMAVWTGYARNGQGNYMSGNTTKIPQLMFKAMMENLGTDTAKFQQPESVYKVNNELYIKGNDSAEVPPKNPKNGGNKEKLKKEDKKLKKEEEKLKKEEKKRIKEEDKQRKEEKKQKDV, from the coding sequence ATGTCAGAAGAATCGTATCAGTCTCGTGTGGAACGAAAAAAAGCGGAAAAAGCAAACAAATATAAACAAAGAAGTATAGGTAAACCGTTAAAGGGATCGTTGTTTAAAAAAATAGTCATTGTCTTTTTAGTACTCGGTCTTGTTTCAACAGGAGTAGGAGCCATTACGTTAGCTTCAATGATTAAGGGTACACCTACCTTTGATTCTACTAAGCTAATCGATCCGCTTTCTACTAAATTTTATGATAAAGACGGAAACTTCCTTTATGAATACGGGAAAGAAAAACGGACAAAAATTACGTACGATCAAGTGCCAAAAGTGTTGGAACAAGCCTTTATTGCCACTGAGGATTCCGGATTTTACGAACATTTTGGGATCGACCTTAAACGGACGGCCAAGGCCATTTTCGTGAACATAACCGGAGATTTCGGATCTCAGGGAGGTAGCACGATTACACAGCAAGTCATTAAAAATTCTTTTCTGTCGCCAGAGAAAACGATTAAACGTAAAGTGCAGGAATGGAACTTAGCGTATCAGTTGGAAAAAAAATATTCCAAGCAGGACATTTTAATGATGTATTTAAATAAAATCTACCTTGGAAACCGCTCTTACGGAGTGGCTGCCGCAGCGAAGTATTATTACGGTATAGAGCCCGATGATTTGAAAGAAATGACGCTTGCGCAAGCGGCGATGTTGGCTGGATTGACACAGAGTCCGAACAATTATGATCCAACCATACAGGAAAACAAAGAAGCCGCCACAAACCGCCGTCACGTTGTATTAAGCTCGATGCTTCGAGAAGGCTATATTACGGAAGAACAATTGAAAGAAGCAGAAAAAGTTCCTGTAACAGAGGGACTTGTAGCAAGAAATACGCAGCAAAGTATGCCATATGAGGCATTTTTGGATGCAGCTGTGAAAGAGGTTCAGGGAAAACTGAAAGATGTGGACATCAGCGAGGACGGATTGTCGATTTATACAACGCTGGACCCACAAGCACAGGAATTTGCAGACAAAATGATGAATACCAATGAAATCATTGCCTATCCGGATGCGAATATTCAGGGAGCATTCGTTTTATTAGATAACAAAACGGGTGAAGTCAGGGCAATCGGGAGTGGTCGAAATGACTATAAAGCTCAATTTTTAGGCCACAACATGGCGGTCGATATTAAACGTCAACCTGGATCCATCTTTAAGCCGATTTTTGATTATGGACCGGCGATTGAAAACTTAAAATGGTCCACTGCTCATTTGATTAATGACCAGAAGACAACTTATTCATCGGGTGAACCTATTTCCAATTGGGATAATCAACATCATGGAATGATGACGATACGGACGGCACTGCAATATTCATACAATATCCCGGCACTACTTACATTAAGAGAAGTTGGGCTGGATAAGGCTAAGAACTTTGCAGAACAACTAGGCATTACGTTTAAAAATAATGAAGTATACGAATCCTACGCGCTCGGCAGCAATACCGTTAGTCCTTTAGACATGGCAGGAAGCTACAGTGCTTTTGGAAACAACGGTTTATACAATAAACCGCATTTCGTCCAAAAGGTTGTCCTTGCGGATGGCACAGTCGTTAATTTTAAGGAGAAACCAAAACGTGTTATGCAAGATTACACGGCCTATATGGTAACTGATATGTTACGCACAGTCGTAAATGCTGGGACAGGAAAAACTGCAAATGTTCCCGGACTGGATGTTGCCGGGAAAACAGGCACAACCAATTTCGATGAAAAAACTCGAGCAAAATATGGATATCCAAGCTCTGCTACAAATGATAGCTGGTTTGCAGGATACAACCCTCAATACACCATGGCTGTCTGGACGGGTTACGCTCGAAACGGACAGGGTAACTATATGAGTGGAAATACGACAAAAATACCACAGTTAATGTTTAAAGCAATGATGGAAAATCTCGGAACGGATACAGCAAAATTTCAGCAACCAGAAAGTGTCTACAAAGTGAACAATGAACTTTATATAAAAGGAAATGATTCTGCAGAAGTTCCACCTAAGAATCCTAAAAATGGCGGAAATAAAGAGAAGCTCAAAAAGGAAGATAAGAAACTCAAGAAAGAGGAAGAGAAACTCAAAAAAGAAGAAAAGAAACGCATAAAAGAAGAAGATAAACAAAGAAAAGAGGAAAAGAAACAAAAGGATGTTTAG
- the sda gene encoding sporulation histidine kinase inhibitor Sda, with translation MELQSLSDELLIYTYLKATEIQLDHSFTSLLYNEIEHRNILDLLESITEEELCRR, from the coding sequence ATGGAACTTCAAAGTTTATCCGATGAATTATTGATATATACGTATTTAAAAGCAACCGAAATCCAATTAGACCATTCTTTTACAAGTTTATTGTATAACGAAATTGAACACAGAAATATTCTTGATCTGCTAGAAAGTATTACAGAAGAAGAGCTATGTAGACGTTGA